One window from the genome of Schistocerca piceifrons isolate TAMUIC-IGC-003096 chromosome 1, iqSchPice1.1, whole genome shotgun sequence encodes:
- the LOC124714972 gene encoding CD63 antigen-like, with amino-acid sequence MGLRGSSACVKYLLFIFNLIFVITGVIILSVGAVIQGVYYKYEHFLDNRFFSAPALLIAVGTIVLIISFFGCCGAVKENHCMILTFSALLGVIFILELAAGIAGYVLEDAAVEVINKRMNDSMVHYRDSPEITIVWDSIQKEFSCCGTNNITDWGVVYKNESLPDSCCASFLHTQYSCNVTMAEEHHIRSCHVAVQESVIANAVTLGGVGVGIAFIQLLGIILSCCLAKSIRKHYESV; translated from the exons attaCAGGAGTAATTATCCTGTCAGTTGGCGCTGTCATTCAGGGAGTTTACTACAAATATGAACACTTTCTGGATAATAGATTCTTTTCTGCACCTGCACTGCTTATTGCTGTGGGAACAATTGTGCTGATAATATCATTTTTTGGATGCTGTGGTGCTGTGAAAGAGAACCACTGTATGATACTTACT TTTTCTGCATTGTTGGGAGTTATATTCATCTTAGAATTGGCAGCTGGAATAGCTGGTTATGTTCTTGAAGATGCAGCTGTGGAAGTAATAAACAAGAGAATGAATGACAGTATGGTGCATTATAGAGATAGTCCAGAAATAACTATTGTATGGGACAGCATTCAAAAAGAA TTCAGTTGCTGTGGGACCAATAATATTACAGACTGGGGTGTTGTATACAAAAATGAGTCACTACCAGACTCTTGCTGTGCCAGTTTCTTACATACACAGTAcagctgtaatgtcacaatggcaGAAGAGCATCACATTAGGAGCTGTCATGTTGCAGTTCAAGAATCTGTAATAGCAAATGCTGTTACACTGGGTGGTGTTGGTGTTGGAATAGCATTTATTCAG CTACTGGGAATTATTCTGTCCTGCTGTCTCGCCAAGTCCATACGAAAACACTATGAATCTGTGTAA